The Mauremys mutica isolate MM-2020 ecotype Southern chromosome 1, ASM2049712v1, whole genome shotgun sequence genome has a segment encoding these proteins:
- the LOC123353270 gene encoding olfactory receptor 52N4-like translates to MASLNLTPSGPSTFILMGIPDLEASHVWISIPFATFYIIGLFGNSMILFVVGNEKTLHKPMYLLLCMLALTDISMSTCVMPKTLLIFWFNMKDIIVDGCLTQMFFFQAISIMHSGILVTMAFDRYVAICNPLRYVTILTNARIAKLGLVGLIRAVLFMLPPPLLLSRQPFCANRIIPHTYCDHMAVAKMSCGDITVNRMYGLVLAFVVIGSDLTLIALSYGLIIRALLRISSKKAHQKAFSTCTAHICVILMSYPPGLFSILTHRFSQGIAPHIHIIMANLYFVTPPMLNPIVYGVYTKELRAKVGKYICRM, encoded by the coding sequence ATGGCATCTTTGAACCTCACCCCCTCTGGCCCTTCAACATTTATTCTAATGGGCATTCCTGATCTGGAAGCTTCCCAtgtctggatttccatccctttcgCTACATTCTACATTATTGGCCTGTTTGGAAATTCCATGATTCTGTTTGTTGTAGGGAATGAGAAGACCCTGCACAAGCCAATGTACCTGCTGCTATGTATGCTGGCACTCACAGACATTAGCATGTCTACCTGTGTCATGCCGAAGACACTGTTGATATTTTGGTTCAATATGAAAGATATTATAGTGGATGGCTGCCTCACCCAAATGTTCTTTTTTCAAGCAATTTCTATTATGCACTCAGGTATCCTTGTCACAATGGCCTTTGATCGCTatgttgccatatgtaaccctctgagatatgtcaccatcctcaccaatgcacgaatagctaagctagggcttgtgggtttgataagagctgttcttttcatgcttcccccgcccctgctcctgagcaggcagccattctgtgccaaccgcattatccccCATACATACTGCGACCACATGGCTGTGGCAAAGATGTCGTGTGGGGACATCACTGTAAACAGGATGTACGGCTTGGTGTTGGCATTTGTAGTCATTGGGTCAGACCTGACTCTCATTGCCCTGTCCTATGGTCTGATCATCAGGGCCctcctcagaatctcctccaagaaagcccaccagaaagccttcagcacctgcacagcccacatctgtgtgattCTGATGTCTTATCCTCCCGGCCTCTTCTCCATTCTGACACACCGGTTCAGTCAGGGCATCGCTCCCCACATTCACATCATCATGGCCAACCTCTATTTCGTCACTCCCCCCATGCTCAACCCAATCGTGTATGGGGTTTATACCAAAGAACTTCGTGCCAAAGTGGGTAAATACATCTGCAGAATGTGA